In a genomic window of Sutcliffiella sp. FSL R7-0096:
- a CDS encoding DivIVA domain-containing protein: protein MLFKMLTEHIKDYPKLNEVCHEMIRKGYNIVNISTTSISPEELDYIMIEIVMENHSGDRKLLHFTNGLVNSMEFEKISSHSEKIHPNLLLNKELIHNKEFKRKIFGGFDMDEVNLFLDLIIKDYKYIEQGLLKENKLLKEDMKKLRGL from the coding sequence ATGTTATTCAAAATGTTAACTGAACATATTAAAGATTACCCTAAATTAAATGAAGTTTGCCATGAAATGATAAGGAAAGGTTATAATATTGTAAATATATCCACAACTTCTATATCTCCTGAAGAGCTTGATTATATAATGATAGAAATAGTAATGGAAAATCACTCTGGCGATAGAAAATTACTACATTTTACTAATGGACTAGTCAATTCTATGGAATTTGAAAAAATTTCTTCTCATAGCGAAAAAATTCATCCTAATTTACTATTAAATAAAGAGCTTATTCACAATAAGGAATTCAAAAGGAAAATATTTGGTGGTTTTGACATGGACGAAGTAAACCTATTTTTAGACTTAATCATTAAAGATTATAAATATATTGAACAAGGTCTACTTAAAGAAAATAAATTGCTCAAAGAAGACATGAAGAAATTAAGGG